GCGCTTCCGGACTACGAGGACTTCCTCTTCGAGATCCATCGCCAGCACGTTGCCGCGCGCGGCCATGGCAGCGCCCGGGCCGGCAAGGCCGGGCGCGACGAGCCGGGCTTCCGCAACTTCGTCGACTCGCAGCTTGCCTGGGATCGCGCGATGGCGGAGGCGCTCATCGCCGGCCGCAAGCGCCATGCCGACGCCAGGGGCGCCCTGCCGCTGGCGGTCGGTATCGTCGGCAGCGGCCATGTGCGCTTCGGCCACGGCATCGCCCACCAGCTGCGCGATCTGGGCGAGAGCAGCATCGGCCAGCTCCTGCCGGTCGGGGCGGACACCCCGTGCGGCGAGTTGCCGACGGGCCTCGCGGACGCCGTGTTCGGCGTGCCCGTCGCGCGGGTGGCGTCGCCCCCGCCGCCGCGACTCGGCGTCGCGCTCGAGGAGCACCCGCGCGGCGTCCGTATCGGCGAAGTCACGCCCGGCAGCCTGGCAGCGCGCAGCGGCCTGAGGCCGGCGGACATCGTCATCGAGGCGGCGGGCGTCGCAATCAGGCGGGCGGGCGAGCTGATCGTTGCGGTGCGCAGGCAGCCGCCCGGGACGTGGTTGCCGCTTCGCCTGGAGCGCGACGGCAAGACGCTGGAGCTCGTGGTGCGCTTCCCGCCCGAGCGCTGACATGGCACCTGCAGTTTCGCCGCGGCGTGCGCCGCGGAGCTCGGGCGCTTCATGGTGGCGGGTGCTGCTCGCGGTGGCGGGCGGGCTGCTCGTCTTGGGGGCTGCGCGTGCCGGCGACGGGTTCCACCCTGATCTGGAGCTGGACCTGGCGCTCGATCCGGCGACGAGGCGACTCGAGGTGCGCGCCGAGCTGCGGCCCGCCGAGCCGGCGTTCCAGTTCGTCCTTCATGAATCGCTCCAGCCCCAGAAGGCCGAGGCCGGTGGCCGTGACCTGCGGCTGCGCGCGGCTGGGCGTGAGGGGCCCTGGCGTGCGTGGCGGGTCGACGTGCCGCCGGGCGCATCCCTGATTCTGCGCTACGCCGGCACGCTGCCGGCGCTCGAGCGCGAGCGCGATCACCGGGCCGTGCTGCAGGCGATGCCGCCCATGGCCTCGAGCGAGGGCAGCTACCTGCCCGCGGGCGCGGGCTGGTATCCGCGTCCGGCCGAGCTGTTCACCTATCGGGTGAGCGTGCGGGTGGCTCAAGGCCAGCCTGCGCTCGTGGCCGGGCGGCTGGAGGAGGAGCACCCGCCGCGCGACGCGTCCGAACCCTACCGGGCGCGATTCGCCTTCGTGCGGCCTACCGACGGCATCGACCTGATGGCGGGGCCGTGGCGGGTGCGGGAACGCCTGGGTGTGCAGGCCGACGGCCGACCCCTGCGGCTGCGCACTTATTTCCCGGTTGCGCTCGACGCGGTGGCGGGCCTGGCGGACGGCTACCTCGCCGACGGCGAACGCTATATCGCGCGCTACGGCGCCCTCATCGGCGCCTATCCCTTCACCGAGTTCTCGGTGGTCGCCAGTCCCTTGCCGACCGGTTTCGGTATGCCCACGCTCACCTACATCGGCGAGCAGGTGCTGCGCCTGCCCTTCATCCGCGCGAGCTCGCTCGGCCATGAGGTGCTGCACAACTGGTGGGGAAACGGGGTCATGGTCGACTACGCGCGCGGC
This region of Thauera sp. JM12B12 genomic DNA includes:
- a CDS encoding ChaN family lipoprotein, translated to MSAPSRFGTFALACALAVPFALPAQAQGVATQCLVAGGWARLEGASPQLVDGTGLIPAMAQRAVVLLGEQHDDMDHHRWQLQTLAALHAQRPDLVIGFEMFPRRVQPVLDRWVAGELTEAEFIAQSDWGKVWSMPAELYLPLFHFARLNRIPMLALNIDAALTRAVAANGWSSVPEGEREGVGQAAPALPDYEDFLFEIHRQHVAARGHGSARAGKAGRDEPGFRNFVDSQLAWDRAMAEALIAGRKRHADARGALPLAVGIVGSGHVRFGHGIAHQLRDLGESSIGQLLPVGADTPCGELPTGLADAVFGVPVARVASPPPPRLGVALEEHPRGVRIGEVTPGSLAARSGLRPADIVIEAAGVAIRRAGELIVAVRRQPPGTWLPLRLERDGKTLELVVRFPPER